A genomic segment from Nicotiana tabacum cultivar K326 chromosome 7, ASM71507v2, whole genome shotgun sequence encodes:
- the LOC142162167 gene encoding uncharacterized protein LOC142162167, translating into MEYLQREFSQLALNKDFHFHPRCKRLGVMHVCFADDLFMFCRADLKSIKLLQNAFLKFSRASGLQANPDKSSVYIAGINERMKELILEELGYNEGILPFKYLGVSLAPKKLSNQQCWPLVEKITVFLLPKKISKMIEAICRTFMWTGQADISRRALVAWDRVCLPQIMGGLNVINLCNWNKVVIVKHM; encoded by the exons atggaGTACTTGCAAAGGGAATTTAGTCAATTGGCTTTAAATAAGGATTTTCATTTTCATCCAAGGTGTAAAAGACTAGGAGTGATGCATGTGTGTTTTGCTGATGATTTATTCATGTTCTGCAGAGCTGATTTGAAGTCAATTAAGTTACTCCAGAATGCTTTTCTGAAATTTTCAAGAGCTTCAGGCCTTCAGGCAAATCCAGATAAAAGCTCAGTTTACATTGCAGGCATAAATGAGAGGATGAAAGAACTTATCTTGGAGGAGTTGGGATATAATGAAGGAATCCTACCATTTAAATACTTAGGGGTATCATTAGCTCCTAAAAAGCTATCTAACCAACAGTGCTGGCCATTGGTTGAAAAGATCACT GTATTTTTATTACCAAAGAAGATTAGCAAGATGATAGAGGCAATATGTAGAACTTTTATGTGGACAGGGCAGGCTGATATATCTAGAAGAGCTTTGGTAGCATGGGACAGAGTTTGTTTACCACAAATAATGGGAGGTTTGAATGTGATAAACCTTTGTAACTGGAACAAAGTTGTAATAGTGAAGCACATGTAG